The genomic interval AATGTTCCGCTTGGTGCAAGTATTCAGGTCTGAAGATGAAAAGCAATTACAGGAAAATTGCTTTTCTGTTCTCCTCCGAGTCTGTGCTCTCGCCCGGGCGAGTCGAACCAGCACAAAGAGATAGgaacaattttctattttaccAGCTGACAAGCTTCTAAGGCACTGACAGCTAAAaacaaaataggaaaaatggGTGAATAACCTCAGACCAGAGGAACAGCCTTGATAACATGTTCCTATAACTCTTGTACTCTCTCAGGGTATTACACTGCTGAGCAGAACTGGCTATGGAAAAAACAGCTACTTGTAGAGACAATCAGGCAtcaagcattaaaataaatgtatagcgCTCACAGGATCAGTTGGATGACTGTCACAATGTGCTGCAGCAGTAAATTATCTCACTAGCATAATAATGAGTGAGAGTGGAGTGAAGTGATTGGATAATCACTATTCTCTGAATAGTCTCTACTGCAGACGAATGTGAAATTTTACgtaatttctaaaaatgtttctttgttatGGGCTTATGAATTCTTTTGTTTACTTACGCACAGCAACAAATACTAGTACATCTACTACAGCAATTACAAAAGATCAGTTTGAGGTACTTGGAAAAAGGAAATGATGTGTTTCTTGAAACTGAAAGTTTGCAACCCAGAGGGATAGTGactaaacaaacattatttttgcataaaGGGCCCTCCTACTGGTTTCAGACCAGCTTCCAAAGCACCATAAGGCCACATCTAATGATCTAGAACAAATTCAAGTGAGCTTTACAGATAcccaaacaaatatttaatgacTACTATCGGTCCATCAGATGCAAACTATGGGAAACATATATGGTGCCATCAAAAATCAACCAGATGGTTGATCTCAGACAGGAAACAACTCAAACATCAGAAGTGCCTTAATGCATTCCTACCTCTGGTCACTTCCTAACCTTTTTCATGTTTCAgacagagtttttttttgtttgtttgaccaGTCTTTTCAATACAATGATACTTACAGTGGTTTCCTGTGGTGTAGACTAGggctatatttaatttaaaactgttttaaccTACTTGTCTAACAAGTCTaatattaattgaaaataatttgCTTTGAAAATAGAGAACAAAAAGAGATGGTGACTACTTACAGCACCTAAAATGTAGCACATATTGTCTTACAAtaatactaatttatttaatttaatcgtgacctttaaaaaaaatattatgaacaTGGTATTATCTATTCATACAGTTCTGCTCATATGTTTACATAGCTCTTGCATAATATAATGTATgcataatattttaacaaaataaggaGGATCATAAAAATTGCATGTTaccttttattatttagtagtgTCCTCAATATGCAGTTTCACAAAACAGACACTTACACAGacaaaataatgactgaattcacacaaatgaaccagttcaaaagttgATATTCATACACTAATACTGTATGTTGCTACCAGGATgatcaaaaactgtttttgtgttttgtcatattcattgtttaccttgAGCAGTTAACTGcccactgctcttcagaaaaaaatatccaGATCCTGCACATTCTTTTGTTTCTTTGGTAGCATCTTCAACACATTTTAACTCTCACCAAcagtaactgtatgattttgagatctatcttttcacaccgagagccacagagtgttttcacaacatgTCATCAATTGGCTAAATTtgtggcactgaatgtaaacaacgCCACTGGACCgaacgaaacttgcatattttgctgactactgctgctgaaaatggtcaattattttcatgttttgggTTGTACTAATTGgccggaccaggaaaaacatttggagtaagatagactgccaaaagttataacaaatcaaggagaagagtgcaaaaaattggaacaaaaggcgtttatGGTTGGCCAACCTGAACTATGATTTCccgggcaagaatcttgacaatgtgaaaaattaggctaatatcttaattaatactgcctGTATATATCTTTATCACCTATTAAccttagtttgtcaaaatattgcgccatttcctgcttactaagtccttctctatatgattaaCAGCTTccgcacattttttttctgtggtttagacaacataaattagcagaacaacatatacAGTAGTACATTAAACATGTAATCCacgctgttgtttacatccaagtatcgccaatatggctgtGCATTTGGGTAattgaccaaatcgtgacgcaAGTGCTAACCTTCTATATACTGATGATCAAGAAGGCAACATGAAGCATTGGGTGtgggtgtaaactttttttaacaggATGATGATTTGtaactttctctttttttacattttatttaaagcatttttttcatttagtaacaCCCTTCAGAAGTGACACAAGTTTCTAATAAGACAAAATAACTACAATTTACCCGATCATTTAATTCAAAAATTTTCTACCTCATGGATCACAAAGCATCAGTTGCCACcttgagcatcagtgaacgttaCATACCCTTCGGATCTTAATACAGTGTGCCAGTTAAACAGTTTATTTGggacaaaataaataacatgcaatttttaTTCCCTCTTATTAtgctaaaattattaacatcTTGCATTTTCTGCAAGGGGTATGCAAACTTATGAGCAGACAAATGACAGTGTGTAACATTTTTGTGCTTCAGAGAATATGGTTTGGTGATTTAATTGTGCAAAGAGTTAAAAATTGTCTCACTTGAGTCTGGCTGAAGAAAGAGGAGTTGGGGGAAACATTCCTGGCTCAAAAGAGTCAAAGTAGGTTAGGGTCCAGGAGAAGCTGCAACAAAGAACTCCAGCTACAGAAGACAGGACCAAAATACtccaaaaacctgcagaaaaAAGTACTGTTTTTCAACATGCATGGAAAAAACTCATGTTACTCTAGGTGTAATTTGGACCTACCCAGAAGTCTCACTTCTGATCCATCTTCAGTGGTTATTCTCTCTACTCTTAGATCTATAAATCAAAGACTTATTAAACAAATAAGGCATATATGCATAATGCATATATTATTAGGTATTGCACATTCTGAAACTTCAGGAGAAAGATTCCaagaaacaaacatgaatttattttaccttttaatACGATGTACAAGAAAGAGATTAGCACAGCGATAAATGATACGATGACTACGCTGCATAGCACAGAGGCTATACGAGCGGGCCACAGGTGTGTGTCTTTCCAGTATCGCTGCCGCCGTTCGGGTTGCCGCCCAGGCGTTGCCCTGCGGATCTCGCTGCTCTCACgtgaagctgtatttatttcACCCGACATGTTTTTTCCTCCTGCTAATGCAGCACTGTCTTCATCATCAGAATAAATGTCTAAAGACTGGCCGTCTTTATCTCTGGCAGACCGCAGCATGGTCACCAAGATAAAAGTTTCTAAAGTTGAAATTGTTGGCTCATGAGTCACATCCTGCGTCTTTAGTTTGCGCGTTTCCGTTTCCCAGACAACTGGCTAGCTAGTTAGTTAGCTCACTAGTTAATCTCGcttttcaaataattaattacagtcGGTTTGTACAATGAATGTTAGATACTTCTTATACAGttaaacaagaaataaaactaatttaatacgGATTTCGCTGAACACAGTgtgtattcatctgaaaattgtcaaactgtGAACAGTTTCAAAACATCGCGGTTTGTGCTTCCTTATTTGTGAAGCACCGCCTACATTATCGTGTTGTCCAATCGTAATTGGTGGCCCATGCAATACGACTATATGATTGGATGCGATAAACgtcattaaacaaaacaactcTTCATACGCATTGTAAATCGTTGTCAcgcaaaacaattttaatttagacTGGTAGGTGCTAATGATACGCCTGTTTGActatatttaattacatgtaCCAAACGACAAAACTCTTACCTTATTGTTTTCGGGCTCCAATGTCGGGTGATATTTggcaaaaaaagtttaatttgatgAAGACTGACACCAAACTGAATTGAGTTTGTCATTGATGTCAAAATGCAATAGCCCGAAGATTGAACACGCTAATCCCACTACGTCTGAAG from Labeo rohita strain BAU-BD-2019 chromosome 6, IGBB_LRoh.1.0, whole genome shotgun sequence carries:
- the arl6ip6 gene encoding ADP-ribosylation factor-like protein 6-interacting protein 6, translated to MLRSARDKDGQSLDIYSDDEDSAALAGGKNMSGEINTASRESSEIRRATPGRQPERRQRYWKDTHLWPARIASVLCSVVIVSFIAVLISFLYIVLKDLRVERITTEDGSEVRLLGFWSILVLSSVAGVLCCSFSWTLTYFDSFEPGMFPPTPLSSARLKRMTGHSFHMGYSMAILNGIVAALTLIWYLT